The Gymnogyps californianus isolate 813 chromosome 5, ASM1813914v2, whole genome shotgun sequence genome contains a region encoding:
- the ADM gene encoding pro-adrenomedullin codes for MKLVHVALLYLGSVTFFGVDAARVDVATEFKRKWTKWALSRAKRDVKSSGALRGLGAAADVQPLIRTQDVKEDPRVSHPSSREDAHIRVKRYRQSINSFAHFQAIRTGCRFGTCTVQKLAHQIYQLTDKDKDDAAPASKISPQGYGRRRRSLPERRSPARSPRAGRRPWTQQSQPLAPVLGV; via the exons ATGAAACTAGTTCACGTAGCCCTGCTCTATCTCGGCTCTGTGACCTTCTTCGGGGTGGATGCTGCAAGGGTGGACGTAGCGACAGAGTTCAAAAGAAA ATGGACGAAATGGGCACTGAGCCGAGCCAAGCGGGACGTGAAGTCTTCGGGCGCGCTCCGGGGACTGGGGGCAGCCGCCGACGTGCAGCCGCTCATACGGACCCAGGACGTGAAGGAGGATCCCCGAGTCTCGCATCCCAG CAGCCGGGAGGATGCTCACATCCGCGTCAAGCGCTACCGCCAGAGCATTAACAGCTTCGCCCACTTCCAAGCCATCCGCACGGGGTGCCGGTTCGGGACGTGCACGGTGCAGAAGTTGGCCCATCAGATCTACCAGCTGACCGACAAGGATAAGGACGACGCCGCCCCCGCCAGCAAGATCAGCCCCCAGGGCTACGGCCGCAGGCGGCGCTCCCTGCCCGAGCGCCGCAGCCCGGCGCGCTccccccgggccgggcggcgccCCTGGACGCAGCAGTCGCAGCCCCTCGCCCCCGTCCTCGGGGTCTGA